One segment of Panicum virgatum strain AP13 chromosome 1K, P.virgatum_v5, whole genome shotgun sequence DNA contains the following:
- the LOC120711377 gene encoding probable enoyl-CoA hydratase 2, mitochondrial, translated as MLGLRRLLAVSGHLSGCRAPAVSPASAASSHSAFFVRALQILAQPGPVRIHKLSAPDAGIVELRLERPEAKNAIGKGMLQGLRSAIEEVEADATAKVVLVASSVPKVFCAGADLKERRLMGPAEVWDFVNSLRSTFSSIEALSIPTIAVVEGAAFGGGLELALSCDLRICGKDAKFSLPETGLAIIPGAGGTQRLPRIVGRSKAKELIFTGRRFDAAEAVTMGVVNYCVPAGEAYQKALELAQEINQKGPLAIKMAKKAINQGAEVDMTSALAIEEECYEQVLQTQDRLEGLAAFAEKRKPVYTGK; from the exons ATGCTCGGCCTCCGGCGCCTCCTCGCCGTCTCCGGCCACCTGAGCGgctgccgcgcgccggcggtctcccccgcctccgcggcctcctcccACAGCGCCTTCTTCGTCCGCGCCCTCCAAATCCTCGCCCAGCCGGGCCCCGTCCGCATCCACAAGCTCTCGGCGCCCGACGCTG GGATTGTGGAGCTGAGGCTGGAGCGGCCGGAGGCCAAGAACGCCATTGGGAAGGGGATGCTCCAGGGGCTGCGGAGCGCCAtcgaggaggtggaggccgaCGCCACGGCCAAAGTCGTCTTGGTGGCCAGCTCCGTGCCCAAGGTTTTCTGCGCGGGCGCCGATCTCAAG GAAAGGAGGTTAATGGGCCCTGCTGAAGTTTGGGACTTTGTTAATTCCTTAAGATCTACATTTTCATCCATTGAG GCATTGTCAATTCCTACAATTGCTGTTGTCGAAGGAGCTGCTTTCGGCGGCGGTTTAGAATTGGCTCTTTCATGCGATCTTCGTATATGTG GGAAGGACGCAAAATTCAGCTTGCCAGAGACTGGCCTCGCTATTATTCCTGG AGCTGGGGGTACACAGCGCCTTCCTAGAATTGTTGGAAGGTCCAAAGCAAAGGAGCTAATATTCACTGGTCGTAGATTCGATGCAGCGGAAGCTGTAACTATGG GAGTAGTAAACTACTGTGTTCCTGCTGGCGAAGCTTATCAAAAAGCACTTGAACTTGCACAGGAGATAAATCAGAAA GGCCCGTTAGCGATAAAAATGGCCAAGAAGGCCATCAATCAAGGGGCAGAGGTAGACATGACCTCGGCATTGGCTATTGAAGAAGAATGCTACGAGCAAGTCCTGCAGACTCAGGATCGTCTTGAAGGCCTAGCTGCATTTGCGGAGAAAAGGAAACCTGTATACACCGGAAAGTAG
- the LOC120711381 gene encoding ubiquitin carboxyl-terminal hydrolase 3-like, which produces MATPVFIRFPAASPLQPSRSLATRFALPPPRAEKMGKRWIPLEANPDVMNQFMWGLGVPEGDVQFCDVYGLDDELLAMVPQPVLAVLFLYPLTSLDEEKEESGASDASTAEDKDLSKKVYFTKQTVGNACGTVGVIHAIGNATSQIKLVEGSYFERFYKKTADMDPVQRAAFLEEDDEMEDAHSVAASAGDTDANVDVNEHFVCFSCVDGELYELDGRKSQPISHGPSSPETLLQDAAKVIEARIAENPDSMNFNVMALSKQ; this is translated from the exons ATGGCCACACCCGTCTTCATTCGATTCCCCGCTGCCTCGCCTCTCCAACCTTCCCGTTCTCTCGCCACCCGCTTTGCTCttcccccgccgcgcgccgagaAGATGGGGAAGCGGTGGATCCCGCTGGAGGCCAACCCGGACGTCATGAACCAG TTCATGTGGGGACTGGGGGTCCCCGAGGGGGACGTGCAGTTCTGCGACGTCTACGGCCTCGACGACGAGCTGCTCGCCATGGTGCCCCAGCCCGTGCTCGCCGTCCTCTTCCTCTACCCGCTCACCTCCCTG GACGAGGAGAAGGAAGAATCAGGCGCTTCTGATGCGTCGACCGCAGAGGACAAG GATCTAAGCAAGAAGGTATACTTTACAAAGCAGACTGTTGGTAATGCATGTGGAACAGTTGGTGTTATTCATGCAATAGGGAACGCCACATCTCAAATCAAGCTAG TTGAGGGGTCCTATTTTGAGAGGTTCTATAAGAAAACAGCTGACATGGATCCAGTCCAG CGTGCTGCCTTTCTTGAGGAGGACGATGAGATGGAGGATGCTCATTCtgttgctgcatctgctggtgACACTGAT GCCAATGTTGATGTGAATGAACATTTTGTATGTTTCTCCTGTGTCGATG GTGaactttatgagcttgatggaCGAAAATCGCAACCCATATCCCATGGCCCTTCATCACCAGAAACCTTGCTGCAG GATGCTGCAAAGGTCATCGAAGCCAGAATTGCAGAGAACCCAGATTCAATGAACTTCAATGTCATGGCTCTTTCAAAGCAGTGA
- the LOC120711388 gene encoding protein ROLLING AND ERECT LEAF 2-like, producing the protein MGAAASREGDAARAAAREHTKRCRERRRLMREAVRQRRLLAASHAAYLRSLGVVASTLTRFAVGEPLPVSDHTPPAVIVHRAVAPSSPPPLLRAIDQPQREAQQQQQEGGGVFVDVSPVAAAAAATRTEGGGGVGAEEELRMVVRHRSLAEVAAGLEEYFVKASVAGDAVSALLEATTTEYKGGSHSFLGALCCLSAPAVDRIDSMSGRQRHSATLQQLLAWEKKLYKDVKARERLQIRHDKKLAALRDQEYSRKIGVDIQKLKAAWDRARAQLEAASGSVDTSAPAIAELRDTHLARQVLGLCHATLDMWRAMRQHHEVQGLIAQQLRGLSSRTSMEPTTEIHHKATRALEAAMNAWCAATAAVARHQRDYVHAVGGWLKLTLAPVNGAGAEEASPVAAELAAFADRWGKVLDRAHCVDVLKSIKGFAAAARAVHALQGGELRVARRMRRHTRELDRKSRMLRQVEKSYYDSYLPGSMSLWHWWRPMGREDHLQARDARNEVAQRRDEIAACRKMVEDEMRRHAKAIDATRTATVTSVQEKLPAVFQAMAAYSASLADSLEAVCRAPQQNTHTQQ; encoded by the exons ATGGGAGCCGCGGCGTCGAGGGAGGGGGACgcggcccgggcggcggcgcgcgagcaCACGAAGCGGtgccgggagcggcggcgcctcaTGCGGGAGGCcgtgcggcagcggcgcctcctCGCGGCCTCGCACGCCGCGTACCTCAGGTCGCTCGGCGTCGTCGCGTCCACGCTCACGCGGTTCGCGGTCGGCGAGCCGCTCCCGGTGTCGGACCACACCCCGCCCGCCGTGATCGTGCACCGGGCCGTCgccccctcctcgccgccgccgctgctccgcgcAATCGACCAGCCGCAGCGCgaggcgcagcagcagcagcaagagggcGGCGGCGTTTTTGTTGACGTCagcccggtggcggcggcggcggcggccacgcggaccgaaggcggcggcggcgtcggggccgAGGAGGAGCTCAGGATGGTGGTCAGGCACCGCAGCCTCGCGGAGGTCGCGGCGGGCCTCGAAGAGTACTTCGTCAAGGCcagcgtcgccggcgacgcggtGTCGGCCCTGCTCGAGGCCACCACCACCGAGTACAAGG GTGGCTCGCACAGCTTCCTGGGCGCGCTCTGCTGCCTGTCAGCGCCGGCGGTCGACCGCATCGACAGCATGAGCGGCCGCCAGAGGCACAGCGCCACCTTGCAGCAGCTCCTGGCATGGGAGAAGAAGCTCTACAAGGATGTCAAG GCGAGGGAGCGGCTGCAGATCAGGCACGACAAGAAGCTCGCGGCGCTGCGCGACCAGGAGTACAGCCGGAAGATCGGCGTGGACATCCAGAAGCTCAAGGCGGCGTGGGACAGGGCGCGCGCGCAGCTGGAGGCCGCCTCCGGGTCCGTGGACACGAGCGCGCCCGCCATCGCGGAGCTCCGGGACACCCACCTCGCGCGCCAGGTCCTGGGGCTCTGCCACGCCACGCTCGACATGTGGAGGGCGATGCGGCAGCACCACGAGGTGCAGGGCCTGATCGCGCAGCAGCTGCGCGGGCTGAGCAGCCGCACGTCCATGGAGCCCACGACGGAGATCCACCACAAGGCGACGCGGGCGCTCGAGGCCGCCATGAACGCCTGgtgcgccgccacggccgccgtggCGAGGCACCAGCGGGACTACGTCCACGCCGTCGGCGGCTGGCTGAAGCTGACGCTGGCGCCGGTcaacggcgccggcgcggaggaggcctcCCCGGtggccgcggagctcgccgcGTTCGCCGACCGGTGGGGGAAGGTGCTCGACCGCGCGCACTGCGTGGACGTGCTCAAGTCGATCAAGGgcttcgcggccgccgcgcgcgccgtccaCGCGCTCCAGGGCGGCGAGCTCCGGGTGGCGCGGCGCATGCGGCGGCACACGCGGGAGCTGGACCGCAAGTCCCGGATGCTGCGGCAGGTGGAGAAGAGCTACTACGACTCGTACCTGCCCGGGAGCATGTCGCTGTGGCACTGGTGGAGGCCGATGGGGAGGGAGGACCACCTGCAGGCGCGGGACGCGCGCAACGAGGTGGCGCAGCGGAGGGACGAGATCGCGGCGTGCCGGAAGATGGTGGAGGACGAGATGCGGAGGCACGCCAAGGCCATCGACGCGACCAGGACGGCCACGGTCACCAGCGTGCAGGAGAAGCTGCCCGCCGTGTTCCAGGCCATGGCCGCGTACTCGGCGTCGCTTGCGGATTCGCTAGAGGCAGTGTGCAGGGCTCCGCAGCAAAACACCCACACGCAGCAGTAG